One genomic segment of Prochlorococcus marinus str. MIT 0919 includes these proteins:
- a CDS encoding acyltransferase, whose product MKDFYSISNKALSIIPLIILRSTKTFINLLDRLFSHLIAYTFLACGQNFRVKAFSSSISNPENISIGKNFSSMGGLYMHACKGEIKIGNNLKLNTNIIIGASSGEIIIGDDVLIGSNVVLRAADHIFSQRDKLIQLQGHRSGKIVIENDVWIGSNCVITKGVRIGKGAVIAAGAVVTKDVSAFSLVAGVPAKKISER is encoded by the coding sequence ATGAAAGATTTTTATAGTATTTCTAATAAGGCTCTGTCAATTATTCCATTAATTATACTAAGGTCTACGAAGACATTTATAAACCTTTTAGACAGGTTGTTCTCGCATTTAATAGCTTATACATTTTTAGCTTGCGGTCAAAATTTTCGTGTCAAAGCATTTAGCTCTTCAATCAGTAATCCAGAGAATATTTCTATAGGAAAGAACTTTTCATCTATGGGAGGACTTTATATGCATGCTTGTAAAGGTGAAATAAAGATTGGTAATAATTTAAAATTGAATACTAATATTATTATTGGAGCATCAAGTGGTGAAATAATCATTGGTGACGATGTCTTAATCGGCAGCAATGTTGTTTTACGTGCCGCGGATCATATTTTTAGCCAGAGAGATAAATTAATTCAATTACAGGGTCATAGAAGTGGCAAGATAGTTATTGAAAATGATGTCTGGATTGGATCTAATTGTGTGATTACTAAAGGAGTAAGGATAGGAAAAGGAGCAGTAATTGCGGCTGGAGCTGTTGTAACAAAGGATGTCTCGGCTTTCTCATTAGTAGCAGGAGTGCCAGCTAAGAAAATTTCTGAAAGATAA
- a CDS encoding phycoerythrobilin:ferredoxin oxidoreductase, translated as MKKSRNKSNDPITLTNWRWSIFINDALNALSTFKHQPYPISPEFLYKENSIDYKKTRINAKAMLWACKTEKIRQARAACIDAGKAASVLNLVINPQHDFELPFFGADFVTLPSGHLLALDLQPVLHKDDLHNNYVFSRLIPIYQRWKSFFPSGGPIPEEAKPFFSKGFLWSRLPLSIESDKIIVNELRQAFNEYLELYIDLLKNSHPVSTERSSKLLSGQKAYVNYRRAKDPARGMLSRFYGKEWTEAFINTALFPL; from the coding sequence ATGAAGAAATCTCGAAATAAAAGCAATGACCCTATAACCCTGACTAATTGGCGGTGGTCAATTTTTATAAATGATGCACTCAATGCACTATCAACTTTTAAGCATCAACCTTACCCTATTTCTCCAGAATTTTTATATAAAGAAAATAGCATTGACTACAAAAAAACTCGAATTAATGCGAAAGCAATGCTTTGGGCATGTAAAACAGAAAAGATTCGACAAGCAAGAGCTGCATGTATTGATGCAGGTAAAGCAGCTTCTGTGTTAAACCTTGTCATTAATCCTCAGCATGATTTTGAATTGCCATTTTTTGGAGCAGATTTTGTTACTTTACCCTCTGGACATTTACTGGCATTAGATTTACAACCTGTATTACATAAAGATGATTTACATAATAATTATGTATTTTCTAGATTAATACCAATTTATCAACGTTGGAAATCATTTTTTCCTTCAGGAGGTCCAATTCCCGAAGAAGCAAAGCCCTTTTTCTCTAAAGGTTTTTTGTGGTCAAGATTACCCTTAAGTATTGAAAGTGATAAGATTATCGTGAATGAGTTAAGACAAGCATTTAATGAATATTTAGAACTTTATATTGATTTGCTGAAGAATTCTCACCCAGTTTCTACAGAGCGCTCTTCTAAACTTTTATCTGGGCAAAAAGCATATGTTAATTATAGAAGAGCAAAAGACCCTGCTAGAGGTATGCTTTCTAGATTTTATGGTAAGGAGTGGACTGAAGCATTTATCAATACTGCTTTGTTCCCTTTATAG
- a CDS encoding N-acetylmuramoyl-L-alanine amidase, translating into MSRLKLHLLNLFLLTSIGIFVFLQLAFKKVDHSLTTSKSELQLGEKFPKKSFWFGNKAVSPSIAILILAGHADSQGIEGAGTSGEAVDLNGLPPMDANISDELFWNLKVCSAVVKLGKEQGLNISFYDPGVRTIVDANNLHTNWSVGAIHARKGGYPLEIHFDSYGHHGFGSGLIPPISPRMNNIDESLARNFGRYPLFFRGGLGGPRRQIRLLEIGKLEGALENSLRDTNTREATIQAIAERVVNAISWGVNQKNLFNPKRPKGDIFHLTPDLETIPEAL; encoded by the coding sequence ATGTCCAGACTTAAATTGCATCTTTTAAACTTATTTTTGTTAACAAGCATTGGGATTTTCGTCTTTCTACAACTTGCTTTCAAAAAAGTTGACCATTCTTTAACGACTAGTAAGAGTGAATTGCAACTTGGTGAAAAGTTTCCAAAAAAGAGTTTTTGGTTTGGTAATAAAGCAGTATCTCCTTCGATTGCAATACTGATACTTGCTGGCCACGCAGATTCTCAAGGGATTGAAGGAGCTGGTACTTCTGGGGAGGCAGTTGATTTGAACGGGCTTCCACCAATGGATGCAAATATTAGCGATGAGCTTTTTTGGAACTTGAAAGTATGTAGTGCTGTGGTAAAGCTGGGGAAAGAACAAGGATTGAATATAAGCTTTTATGATCCTGGAGTAAGAACTATTGTTGATGCAAATAATCTACATACCAACTGGTCAGTAGGTGCTATACATGCACGCAAGGGAGGATACCCTTTGGAAATTCATTTTGATTCATATGGTCACCATGGTTTTGGCTCTGGTTTGATACCACCTATATCTCCGAGAATGAACAATATAGACGAATCCTTAGCAAGGAATTTTGGCCGTTATCCATTATTTTTTAGAGGAGGTCTTGGAGGCCCTAGAAGGCAAATAAGACTACTAGAAATTGGCAAACTAGAAGGTGCTTTGGAGAATTCTTTACGGGATACAAACACTAGAGAAGCAACCATTCAAGCAATAGCCGAAAGGGTTGTGAACGCAATTTCCTGGGGAGTTAATCAAAAAAATTTATTTAATCCAAAGCGCCCAAAGGGCGACATCTTTCATCTAACTCCTGATCTTGAAACCATTCCTGAGGCTTTGTAA
- a CDS encoding heme oxygenase (biliverdin-producing) — MSLDLAKQLREGTRKSHTMAENTGFVSCFLKGVVDKETYKNLLVDLHIVYSAMEEEIDKLSAQRHPLITPISFNELNRRNSLEKDLAFFCGEDWQSLVKPSPSANAYAQRIRQLAKTSPELLIGHHYTRYIGDLSGGQILKRIAQKAMNLSDGYGLSFYEFDAIPDEKVFKNKYSQTLNALPLDQEKADLIIDEANYAFKCNMDMFKELEGNLIAAIGKVLFGFLTRTKRSGST, encoded by the coding sequence ATGTCCCTAGATTTGGCTAAACAACTGAGAGAAGGTACAAGAAAGTCTCATACAATGGCTGAAAATACAGGCTTTGTAAGTTGCTTTTTGAAAGGTGTTGTTGATAAAGAGACTTATAAGAATCTATTGGTAGACCTTCATATTGTTTATTCAGCTATGGAGGAGGAAATTGATAAGCTCTCTGCCCAGCGACATCCTCTCATCACACCTATAAGCTTTAATGAACTAAATCGACGAAATTCATTAGAAAAAGACTTGGCTTTTTTTTGTGGAGAAGATTGGCAATCACTTGTGAAGCCTTCTCCTTCTGCTAATGCTTATGCCCAGAGAATCAGACAACTTGCCAAGACTTCTCCGGAGCTATTAATAGGTCACCATTACACAAGATATATTGGAGATCTTTCAGGCGGTCAAATTTTAAAAAGAATTGCTCAAAAGGCAATGAATCTTTCTGATGGATATGGTTTAAGCTTTTACGAATTCGACGCTATTCCTGATGAGAAGGTATTTAAAAACAAATATAGTCAAACCTTGAATGCATTACCTCTCGATCAAGAAAAGGCTGATTTAATTATAGATGAGGCGAATTATGCTTTTAAATGCAATATGGATATGTTTAAAGAACTTGAGGGTAATCTCATAGCTGCAATAGGGAAAGTTTTGTTTGGATTTTTAACAAGGACAAAACGTTCTGGAAGTACTTGA
- a CDS encoding cofactor assembly of complex C subunit B, translated as MSTASYNTTLALTILLAIGLGFFLRAASKDRTTIVDIASELPPVEVLTGISDWLEARGWRREGGDIDRQVLRFNGKVSYSPWLAVFLSLLCALGGACLGLVFCQLFPVIAWWPLSLLLLGPLAGLFYRYRAFRTECVELQLLSVTEESSSVLRLRAHRDELIAMELELGKKLVLKSDGSLLASPI; from the coding sequence ATGTCGACTGCTTCTTACAACACAACGTTAGCTTTGACTATCTTGCTGGCCATTGGCTTAGGATTTTTTCTACGTGCTGCCAGTAAAGATAGAACAACAATTGTAGATATAGCTTCTGAATTGCCTCCTGTGGAGGTCCTTACTGGAATTAGTGATTGGTTAGAAGCGAGAGGATGGCGCAGAGAGGGAGGTGATATTGATAGGCAGGTTTTGCGTTTTAATGGAAAGGTTTCTTACAGCCCTTGGTTGGCTGTTTTCTTGTCATTGTTATGTGCTCTTGGGGGGGCTTGCTTGGGATTGGTTTTTTGCCAACTCTTCCCTGTAATTGCTTGGTGGCCATTATCTCTTCTCTTGCTTGGTCCTTTGGCAGGGTTGTTTTATAGGTATAGAGCTTTTAGGACTGAGTGTGTGGAACTCCAGTTGCTTAGCGTCACGGAGGAGTCAAGCAGTGTATTACGTTTACGGGCACATAGAGATGAGCTAATTGCAATGGAATTAGAGCTTGGAAAGAAACTTGTTTTAAAAAGTGATGGTTCTTTGCTTGCATCACCTATTTAA
- a CDS encoding low molecular weight protein-tyrosine-phosphatase, with the protein MPVKILFVCLGNICRSPAAEAVFLNKLRREGVEDQYIVDSAGTGGWHVGRLADSRMRKAALKRGINIESRARQICATDFQEFDLVLTMDNSNFADVNSLYQEIKPTSKVEIRPFLSYAENTNLLEVPDPYYGGDEGFDDVLDLLDDAVNGLFICVNQ; encoded by the coding sequence ATGCCCGTAAAAATTTTATTTGTTTGTCTTGGTAATATTTGTCGTTCTCCAGCAGCCGAAGCTGTTTTTTTGAACAAGTTAAGGCGTGAAGGCGTTGAAGATCAATACATAGTTGATTCGGCTGGTACTGGAGGATGGCATGTTGGAAGATTAGCTGACTCTAGAATGCGCAAAGCTGCTTTAAAAAGAGGCATCAATATTGAAAGTCGTGCTCGTCAGATTTGCGCTACTGATTTTCAGGAATTTGATTTAGTTCTTACGATGGATAATTCAAATTTTGCAGATGTAAATTCACTTTATCAAGAAATAAAACCAACCTCTAAAGTAGAAATTCGACCTTTTCTCAGCTATGCAGAAAATACAAATCTCTTGGAAGTGCCAGATCCATACTATGGTGGCGATGAAGGATTTGATGATGTATTAGATCTTTTAGATGATGCTGTAAACGGTTTATTTATATGCGTTAATCAATAG
- a CDS encoding ribonuclease D, translating to MPLHPNSPHTFNIFNQDLNEESFRRYSKKQALAIDTEAMGLIHGRDRLCLVQICDESDNVTCIRIEQHQTSAPLLKNLMEDPSIQKVFHFARFDIAAMSSNLGIKVNPNFCTKVASKLGRTYSPRHGLKEVIMELVNVELDKQAQSSDWGEVNELTDKQLMYAANDVRYLLKAKEKLELMLKREDRWELAQRCFQCIPVMSDLDINRFGNIFEH from the coding sequence ATGCCTCTTCATCCCAACTCACCACATACGTTCAATATCTTTAATCAAGACCTGAATGAAGAAAGCTTTCGTAGATATAGCAAAAAACAAGCTCTAGCAATAGATACTGAAGCTATGGGGCTGATTCATGGAAGAGATAGGCTATGTCTGGTTCAAATTTGTGATGAATCAGATAATGTTACATGTATAAGAATTGAACAACATCAAACCTCAGCACCTCTTTTAAAAAATCTGATGGAAGATCCATCAATTCAAAAAGTTTTTCATTTTGCTCGATTTGATATTGCTGCAATGTCAAGCAATCTTGGAATCAAGGTTAACCCTAACTTCTGCACTAAAGTTGCAAGTAAGCTTGGAAGAACATATAGCCCTAGACATGGTCTGAAAGAAGTAATCATGGAACTTGTAAACGTTGAACTCGATAAGCAAGCTCAAAGTAGTGATTGGGGGGAAGTTAATGAACTTACAGATAAACAATTGATGTATGCAGCTAATGATGTGAGGTATCTACTAAAAGCAAAAGAAAAATTAGAACTAATGCTGAAAAGAGAGGATCGGTGGGAACTAGCTCAAAGATGCTTTCAATGCATACCAGTCATGTCAGATTTAGATATAAATCGCTTTGGGAACATATTCGAACATTAA
- the purM gene encoding phosphoribosylformylglycinamidine cyclo-ligase: MDYKTAGVDVQAGRAFVDRIRSSVQKTARPEVIGGIGGFGGLMRLPQGLSKPVLVAGADGVGTKLELAQDHHSHKGVGIDAVAMCVNDVITSGAEPLFFLDYIATGKLAPQALSEVIEGIAEGCVFSKCVLLGGETAEMPGFYSNERYDIAGFCLAVVEEEKIINGSEIKSGDQIIGVQSSGVHSNGFSLVRKVLSKVNADQKTVFGSNRLPLIETLLKPTVLYVELVQQLLLESIPLKGMAHITGGGLPENLPRCLPNGLVARIDKNSWDVPEIFQWLKKEGQIPEADLWNTFNMGIGFCLVVPIEKVQAVIEISIGNGYQAWPIGEVQKSELSDKPKLLGL; encoded by the coding sequence ATGGATTACAAAACCGCTGGTGTAGATGTGCAAGCAGGAAGGGCGTTTGTTGATCGTATTAGATCAAGCGTTCAAAAAACTGCACGTCCAGAAGTTATAGGGGGTATTGGGGGGTTTGGAGGGTTAATGCGTTTGCCTCAAGGGCTGAGTAAGCCTGTATTGGTTGCTGGAGCAGATGGGGTAGGGACTAAACTTGAATTGGCTCAGGACCATCATTCTCACAAAGGAGTAGGCATCGACGCAGTTGCCATGTGTGTTAATGATGTTATTACCAGCGGTGCAGAACCATTATTTTTTTTGGATTATATAGCTACTGGAAAGCTAGCTCCTCAAGCCCTGTCAGAAGTCATCGAAGGTATTGCAGAAGGTTGCGTATTTTCTAAGTGTGTTTTGTTAGGTGGAGAGACCGCTGAAATGCCAGGTTTTTATTCAAATGAGCGTTATGACATTGCAGGATTTTGTTTGGCAGTAGTTGAAGAAGAGAAAATTATTAATGGCAGTGAAATTAAATCAGGTGATCAGATTATTGGAGTTCAAAGCAGTGGAGTGCATAGTAATGGATTTAGTCTTGTTAGAAAAGTTTTATCAAAGGTCAACGCAGATCAAAAAACTGTTTTTGGGTCAAACAGGCTTCCTTTGATTGAAACTTTATTAAAACCAACTGTTTTATATGTTGAATTAGTCCAACAACTTCTTCTTGAATCTATTCCTCTCAAAGGGATGGCCCATATAACTGGTGGTGGATTGCCTGAAAATTTACCGAGATGCTTACCAAATGGCTTAGTTGCTCGCATCGATAAAAATAGTTGGGATGTCCCTGAAATTTTTCAATGGTTAAAAAAGGAAGGCCAAATTCCTGAGGCTGATTTATGGAATACATTTAATATGGGAATAGGGTTTTGTTTAGTTGTTCCCATAGAGAAAGTTCAAGCAGTAATAGAAATTTCTATAGGAAATGGATATCAGGCTTGGCCAATTGGTGAAGTCCAAAAATCAGAACTATCGGATAAGCCAAAATTGCTTGGCTTATAA
- a CDS encoding 15,16-dihydrobiliverdin:ferredoxin oxidoreductase: protein MFDTYLEELNSNLKLKNGKLIPLSEGLAECYSLKGKGYIRSWLWSLPGFRRWRVTRMDIAGKLQVLNSVAYPDYANDQPIMGIDLLWFETSKKLVAVMDFQPLVQEKVYFARYYNELKLLKKKYPEFTNQDTVRSYDLNQYFSPWVLLLKGTQGEKYSSLPIVFTSFLQSYFRLFQNSHLEESYIKYNKVKELHISYDIYSAQRDPAHGLFRSYFGKEWADRFLQEFLFPNSIGKDQLDI from the coding sequence ATGTTCGATACTTACCTTGAAGAATTAAATTCTAATTTAAAACTAAAAAATGGTAAATTAATCCCACTCTCAGAAGGCTTGGCTGAATGTTATTCCCTTAAAGGAAAAGGTTATATAAGAAGTTGGCTTTGGTCTCTACCTGGATTCAGAAGGTGGCGTGTTACAAGAATGGATATTGCTGGAAAACTACAGGTTCTTAATTCAGTAGCCTATCCTGATTACGCTAATGATCAACCTATCATGGGTATAGATCTTCTTTGGTTTGAAACAAGTAAAAAATTAGTTGCTGTTATGGATTTTCAGCCTCTTGTTCAAGAAAAAGTTTATTTTGCCAGGTATTATAATGAACTTAAGCTTTTAAAAAAAAAATACCCTGAATTCACCAATCAAGACACCGTCAGATCTTATGATTTAAACCAATATTTTTCCCCTTGGGTTCTTTTATTAAAAGGAACTCAAGGAGAAAAATATTCTTCTCTCCCAATAGTTTTTACTAGTTTTTTACAGTCTTATTTTAGACTTTTTCAAAATTCTCATTTGGAAGAGTCTTATATAAAATATAATAAGGTTAAAGAATTGCATATTTCTTACGATATATATAGTGCTCAGAGAGACCCTGCCCATGGTTTATTTAGAAGTTATTTTGGTAAAGAATGGGCTGATCGCTTTTTACAAGAGTTCCTTTTCCCAAATAGTATTGGGAAAGATCAGTTAGACATTTGA
- the hemF gene encoding oxygen-dependent coproporphyrinogen oxidase — translation MSLPKPPSNSRQKAKELLMGLQDEICEGLESIDKEGAFQEESWIRPEGGGGRSRVMSEGRVLEQGGVNFSEVQGEELPPSIINQRPEAKGHKWFATGTSMVLHPRNPYIPTVHLNYRYFEAGPVWWFGGGADLTPYYPYLSDTRHFHKSHAEACDSINPELHKVFKPWCDEYFFLKHRNESRGVGGIFFDYQDGSGILYKGPNPQGSAAKISNELGKHPMSWEELYSLAKACGKAFLKSYIPIIEKRHNQVYGDRERQFQLYRRGRYVEFNLVWDRGTIFGLQTNGRTESILMSLPPLVRWEYGYKAEPGSREQLLTEVFTKPQEWFQDQELDERCRPLGALD, via the coding sequence ATGTCACTACCAAAACCTCCTAGTAATTCTCGACAAAAAGCTAAAGAGCTTTTAATGGGTTTGCAAGATGAAATTTGTGAAGGACTTGAAAGTATAGATAAAGAAGGTGCCTTCCAGGAGGAATCTTGGATAAGGCCAGAAGGTGGTGGTGGCAGGTCTCGTGTCATGAGTGAAGGAAGAGTTCTTGAACAAGGAGGTGTGAACTTTTCAGAAGTTCAAGGAGAAGAGTTACCTCCATCCATAATTAATCAAAGACCAGAAGCCAAAGGCCATAAATGGTTTGCAACTGGAACCTCCATGGTTCTTCATCCCCGCAATCCTTATATACCAACAGTGCACCTAAATTACCGTTATTTCGAGGCTGGGCCAGTGTGGTGGTTTGGGGGCGGTGCTGATTTAACTCCTTACTACCCCTACTTAAGCGATACTAGACATTTCCACAAAAGCCATGCAGAAGCTTGTGATTCTATAAATCCTGAACTTCACAAGGTTTTCAAGCCTTGGTGCGATGAATATTTTTTCTTAAAGCATCGCAATGAAAGCAGAGGGGTTGGAGGTATATTCTTTGATTATCAAGATGGATCAGGCATACTCTATAAAGGTCCAAACCCTCAAGGCTCTGCTGCAAAGATTTCCAATGAGCTAGGTAAACACCCAATGTCTTGGGAAGAGCTTTATTCTTTAGCTAAAGCATGCGGAAAAGCATTCTTAAAGTCATATATTCCAATAATTGAAAAGCGACATAATCAAGTATATGGTGACCGTGAAAGACAGTTTCAACTTTACAGACGTGGCAGATATGTTGAATTTAATCTCGTGTGGGATAGAGGAACAATTTTTGGTCTCCAAACGAATGGGCGAACAGAATCAATTTTAATGTCTCTTCCTCCTTTAGTTAGATGGGAGTATGGCTACAAAGCAGAGCCTGGGTCCCGAGAGCAACTACTTACAGAAGTTTTTACAAAGCCTCAGGAATGGTTTCAAGATCAGGAGTTAGATGAAAGATGTCGCCCTTTGGGCGCTTTGGATTAA
- a CDS encoding lipid-A-disaccharide synthase-related protein: MQSSALPLGHAAEYQNDFTFEKAINQPNKEVLVLSNGHGEDLIALRILEAIHDKEPELNLEVLPLVGEGHVFASAIAENWLVKKGPIFRLPSGGFSNQSLTGFFSDVFAGLFYFTLKHWVYVRRSVLSGKTVLAVGDLLPLFFAWSTGGLYGFVGTPKSDYTWATLPSQSLSDYYHRLKGSEWDPWEWVLMRSNRCKFVAVRDHLTARGLARQSINVIAPGNPMMDGFLLNECPNELKSFRCILLLCGSRMPEALKNFRRLMSSALLIRSKKPLAILVTVGTEPSLFEIEDSLKTLGFLQASSVENTFHFDSSWRKGLCSVFIGVKKFQDWAAFAEIGLANAGTATEQLVGLGTPCLSLPGSGPQFKKSFAIRQSRLLGGAVIPCRSTLHLAESAELLLNDEALRSDLSNRGIRRMGCMGGSSILASFVLKFLIRY, from the coding sequence TTGCAATCCTCTGCCTTACCACTTGGCCATGCCGCCGAATATCAGAATGATTTTACTTTTGAAAAAGCTATCAATCAACCTAACAAGGAAGTTTTAGTTCTATCTAATGGGCATGGAGAAGATTTAATTGCTTTAAGAATCTTAGAGGCTATTCATGACAAAGAACCAGAATTAAACCTTGAAGTATTGCCTTTAGTAGGAGAAGGACATGTTTTTGCCTCCGCGATTGCTGAGAATTGGTTAGTTAAAAAAGGTCCTATTTTTCGTTTGCCTAGTGGTGGTTTTAGTAATCAAAGTCTGACTGGTTTTTTTTCTGATGTTTTTGCAGGCCTATTTTATTTCACCCTCAAGCATTGGGTTTATGTAAGACGTTCGGTGTTGAGTGGTAAGACGGTATTGGCTGTGGGAGATTTGTTACCTTTGTTTTTTGCCTGGAGTACTGGTGGATTGTATGGCTTTGTAGGTACCCCAAAAAGTGATTACACATGGGCGACTCTTCCCAGTCAATCACTTAGTGATTATTATCATCGACTCAAAGGATCGGAATGGGATCCTTGGGAATGGGTATTGATGAGGTCTAATAGATGTAAATTTGTAGCAGTTAGAGATCACTTAACAGCTAGAGGTTTGGCAAGACAATCCATCAATGTTATTGCTCCTGGCAATCCAATGATGGATGGGTTTCTTCTAAATGAATGCCCTAATGAATTGAAAAGCTTTAGATGTATTTTATTGCTTTGTGGTAGCCGCATGCCTGAGGCCTTAAAAAACTTTAGGCGTTTAATGAGTTCGGCTTTACTAATTAGAAGTAAAAAGCCTTTGGCAATATTAGTGACGGTAGGAACTGAGCCGTCTTTATTTGAGATTGAAGACTCTTTAAAAACATTAGGCTTTCTTCAGGCTTCCTCTGTCGAGAATACTTTCCACTTTGATAGCAGTTGGAGAAAAGGTTTGTGTTCGGTTTTTATTGGAGTTAAAAAATTTCAAGATTGGGCAGCTTTTGCTGAGATTGGTCTTGCAAATGCAGGAACTGCGACTGAGCAATTGGTTGGATTGGGGACTCCTTGCCTTTCCTTGCCAGGCAGCGGACCTCAGTTTAAGAAATCATTTGCTATTCGTCAGAGCCGCTTGCTAGGGGGAGCAGTGATTCCGTGTAGAAGTACTCTTCACTTGGCGGAATCTGCAGAGTTACTACTGAATGATGAGGCTCTGAGAAGTGATTTGTCTAATAGAGGTATACGACGTATGGGTTGCATGGGTGGTAGTTCAATATTGGCATCATTTGTTTTAAAGTTTTTAATAAGGTATTAA
- a CDS encoding bifunctional pantoate--beta-alanine ligase/(d)CMP kinase, protein MKIPILRTNTDLRSWQANQNQGINFVPTMGALHEGHSKLINAAKKLPCLENHSVLVSIFVNPLQFGPNEDFLKYPRDWGNDAIIAEDAGASAIWIPEYEDIFPGGTSANFQIKVPEKLISNLCGASRKGHFDGVATVIVRLLNIAKPTELFLGEKDWQQLVIIKQLINDLGIPVKVRGVPTFRNSQDLAYSSRNTYLTSHEMVKALALPHELKKASIIFQKKEPLNLKEIENNLKKNGLRIEYIEAVDPQFLTPVSYDQNLCLLAAAVRCGDTRLIDHIFLMARHPIVAIDGPAGAGKSTVTRQFAKQLGLIYLDTGAMYRAVTWFLEKNKIKYQDDALLKDALKDLNLELKISSSGMQDVFLNQQNITNEIRAPKITEKVPLIASKNIVRKMLTEQQQKLGKNGGLVAEGRDIGSAVFPDAELKVFLTASPKERAKRRALDLQKQGFSCPSLLELEEQILERDRIDSSRKIAPLIKSEDARELITDGMDIDEVVNALIDMFRMKVAEEVWQTPID, encoded by the coding sequence GTGAAAATCCCCATTCTACGCACAAATACTGATCTTCGATCTTGGCAAGCCAATCAAAACCAAGGAATTAATTTTGTTCCAACCATGGGGGCTTTACATGAAGGGCACAGCAAATTGATCAATGCAGCCAAAAAATTACCTTGCCTTGAAAACCATTCTGTCTTAGTCAGTATTTTTGTAAATCCTCTTCAATTTGGTCCCAACGAAGATTTCCTCAAATATCCACGAGATTGGGGAAATGATGCAATTATTGCTGAGGATGCAGGAGCAAGTGCTATCTGGATACCTGAATACGAAGACATATTCCCAGGAGGCACTAGTGCAAATTTTCAAATTAAGGTACCTGAAAAACTAATATCCAATCTTTGTGGAGCATCTAGAAAAGGGCATTTTGATGGAGTTGCCACAGTAATAGTAAGACTTTTGAACATAGCAAAACCCACTGAACTATTCCTTGGAGAAAAAGACTGGCAACAACTGGTGATCATTAAACAACTTATAAATGATTTAGGAATACCTGTAAAAGTTAGGGGTGTACCAACATTTAGAAATAGCCAAGATTTAGCCTACAGTTCAAGAAACACTTATTTAACAAGTCATGAGATGGTGAAAGCCCTTGCTTTACCTCATGAACTGAAAAAAGCTTCAATAATATTTCAAAAGAAAGAGCCATTAAATTTAAAAGAAATTGAAAATAATTTGAAAAAGAATGGATTAAGGATTGAATATATAGAAGCTGTAGATCCACAATTTTTAACTCCTGTTTCTTATGATCAAAACCTATGCTTACTTGCCGCAGCGGTGCGCTGTGGAGATACTCGATTAATAGATCACATATTTTTAATGGCACGTCATCCAATTGTGGCTATAGATGGACCCGCAGGAGCTGGTAAAAGCACAGTCACTCGTCAATTCGCCAAGCAACTGGGGTTGATATATCTTGATACAGGTGCAATGTATAGAGCCGTAACATGGTTTCTCGAAAAAAATAAAATAAAGTACCAAGATGATGCTCTGCTTAAAGATGCCTTAAAAGATTTGAATCTAGAGCTCAAAATTTCATCATCAGGAATGCAAGATGTGTTCCTAAATCAACAAAACATCACTAATGAGATTCGTGCTCCAAAGATTACAGAGAAAGTTCCATTAATAGCATCTAAAAATATAGTACGAAAAATGTTGACTGAGCAGCAGCAAAAATTAGGAAAAAATGGAGGTCTTGTAGCTGAAGGTAGAGATATAGGAAGTGCAGTATTCCCAGATGCAGAATTAAAAGTTTTTCTGACAGCAAGTCCAAAAGAGAGGGCTAAAAGAAGAGCTTTAGATTTACAGAAGCAAGGGTTTTCGTGTCCAAGTTTATTAGAATTGGAAGAGCAAATTCTGGAAAGGGATAGAATAGATAGTTCTCGCAAAATTGCACCTCTGATTAAGTCAGAAGATGCCAGGGAACTCATTACCGATGGAATGGATATTGATGAGGTAGTAAATGCATTAATTGATATGTTTCGCATGAAAGTAGCTGAAGAGGTTTGGCAAACCCCTATTGATTAA